In Raphanus sativus cultivar WK10039 chromosome 5, ASM80110v3, whole genome shotgun sequence, the following proteins share a genomic window:
- the LOC108856874 gene encoding tobamovirus multiplication protein 1: MTIGATLLESNKAKCYAPSFITVNLCLALIDGALAFIAFLQLTRFHRRDKRVGWTRQKVLHLMIGSSNTGSLIYFVAAIIATCTRWHHWSTALGFLLMAFPKILFLATFLLLLSFWVDVCHQGNGEEEDEDDEESNSIQQGLLEKTKIKPGSSSASDRRKCCSFHGIHLGTRQKFVVAAVVLVFILMISFAILIWIASGDNSADPSLLAEVYVDIFASIILITGGGICFYGMRLLFNLRKVRSEQVSAEMRKVSGLAGVSVVCFTVSSLLALLTHIPLFYHWNPSKLHGVKALVLMIIYYFIGSTVPLAFVLWVLRELPPQEIVSRREEQRRITYVNYESVARQTQQQQWTATTVSKNQVSKASPI; encoded by the exons ATGACGATTGGTGCGACGCTTCTCGAATCGAATAAGGCTAAATGCTATGCTCCGAGCTTCATCACCGTCAATCTCTGTCTTGCTCTTATCGATGGCGCTCTCGCTTTCATCGCATTCCTTCAG TTAACTCGGTTTCACCGGCGGGATAAACGAGTTGGGTGGACACGACAAAAA GTGCTTCATCTTATGATTGGCTCCTCAAACACTG GTTCTCTCATCTATTTCGTGGCTGCCATTATAGCAACGTGCACAAGGTGGCATCATTGGTCCACCGCTTTAGGTTTTCTGCTTATGG CGTTTCCCAAAATTCTGTTTCTTGCAACTTTTCTCCTGCTCCTCTCTTTCTG GGTAGATGTTTGCCATCAGGGAAAtggagaagaggaagatgaggatgatgaagaAAGCAACAGCATCCAGCAAGGGTTGCTTGAAAAAACCAAGATCAAACCAGGCTCTTCGAGTGCAAGTGACCGCAGAAAGTGTTGCTCTTTCCATGGGATTCATCTCGGCACTAGGCAGAAGTTTGTTGTTGCG gCGGTTGTTCTTGTGTTCATCTTGATGATATCATTTGCTATCCTTATCTGGATTGCTTCCGGTGATAACTCTGCTGATCCTTCACTATTGGCTGAG GTGTATGTAGATATTTTCGCTTCAATAATCCTAATCACAGGAGGAGGAATATGTTTCTATG GAATGCGTCTGCTCTTTAATCTAAGGAAGGTAAGGTCCGAACAAGTTTCAGCAGAGATGAGAAAG GTATCAGGTTTAGCAGGCGTCTCAGTTGTATGCTTCACCGTCAGCTCTTTACTCGCTCTTCTCACACACATTCCG CTTTTCTATCATTGGAACCCAAGCAAACTACACGGTGTCAAGGCATTGGTTCTTATGATCATATACTATTTCAtag GTTCGACCGTACCGTTGGCTTTTGTTTTATGGGTTCTGCGGGAGTTACCTCCTCAAGAGATTGTGAGTAGACGTGAAGAACAGAGAAGAATCACTTATGTCAACTATGAAAGTGTTGCAAGGCAGACTCAGCAGCAGCAGTGGACTGCCACAACCGTTTCTAAGAACCAG GTTTCGAAGGCAAGTCCAATATGA
- the LOC108858638 gene encoding uncharacterized protein LOC108858638: MSKLANLDFPALKSNGENYLDWALDARIMLRSKGFGDTIISDNKSSDKDRYSAIYIIHHHLQESLKIQYKTMENPLDLWNALQRRYDHQKTVMLPRAQYDWKHLRFQDYKTVDEYNSILFKIVSMMELCGEKITELEMLNKTFSTMHSSNANNELLMKNSEMRPLGTAPLPDISKLAIEQKKESNLVHHNNQPGSFRGRSRGRGGTFNAHRRGRGRGNTPGFSRGRGCGRSVSFKPQIKTDMCHRCGMGNHWAKNCRTPKHLCELYIKSLKEKPEAHMVRDSGYEGDDDEEDTKYVQNKEEGSIQDTEMEFQTSDILK; the protein is encoded by the exons ATGTCTAAATTGGCAAATCTCGACTTCCCTGCTTTGAAAAGCAATGGTGaaaattaccttgattgggcaCTTGATGCAAGGATTATGCTACGATCAAAAGGATTTGGTGATACGATCATCAGTGACAATAAGTCCAGTGATAAAGATCGATATAGTGCTATTTATATAATACATCATCATCTCCAAGAGAGTTTGAAAATTCAGTACAAAACCATGGAAAATCCATTGGACCTTTGGAACGCTTTACAACGACGTTATGACCACCAGAAAACGGTGATGCTTCCAAGGGCTCAATATGACTGGAAACACTTGAGGTTCCAGGACTATAAAACAGTAGACGAGTACAACTCTATCCTGTTTAAAATTGTTTCCATGATGGAATTATGTGGTGAAAAAATTACTGAACTCGAGATGCTTAATAAGACTTTCTCTACGATGCATTCCAGTAAC GCCAATAATGAACTGTTAATGAAAAACAGTGAGATGAGGCCTCTGGGAACGGCTCCATTACCTGACATCTCTAAACTTGCTatagagcaaaagaaagagagtaaCCTTGTCCACCATAATAACCAACCCGGCTCATTCCGTGGTAGAAGTAGGGGACGAGGTGGCACGTTTAACGCACACAGGCGAGGACGTGGTCGCGGGAACACACCAGGCTTCAGCCGTGGTCGTGGTTGTGGCCGTAGTGTGTCGTTTAAACCTCAGATCAAGACTGATATGTGCCATCGTTGTGGTATGGGGAACCATTGGGCAAAGAACTGCCGTACTCCTAAGCACCTATGTGAACTTTATATCAAAAGTCTAAAAGAGAAACCGGAAGCTCATATGGTTCGAGACTCAGGATATGAAGGAGATGATGACGAAGAGGACACAAAATATGTCCAGAACAAAGAGGAAGGATCAATCCAAGATACCGAGATGGAGTTTCAGACTTCAGACATTCTGAAATAA
- the LOC108834027 gene encoding ABC transporter C family member 10 encodes MSGKFWTLFCGDHHTSSCTLQFLQTCFGITLSFITLCICLFHKEPPKHNHRFHYLRLVSALFNGIIGSLDLILGIWALKEDTNKPLVLWLVISVQGFTWLFTNLVVCLRGTRIKKPSLRLLSVFSFFYGLVSSCSSLKNAVSSKEIDFRTVLDVLLLLPGSVLLLLSAYKGYRFEDSVESSLYEPLNVGGYNEKTDFDKVSAFARASLFSKLSFWWLNPLIKRGNVKDLEEEDIPELREEERAETCYSLFEENLNDQKRRLGGSCRPSILKVTVLCVWREVVISGCFAFMKIVAVSSGPLLLNAFILVAEGNERFRYEGLVLAVSLFIAKSVESLSQRQWYFRSRLVGLRVRSLLTAAIYKKQLRLNTSSRLIHSGSEIMNYATVDAYRIGEFPYWFHQLWTTSFQLLIALGILFHSVGVATFSALAVIVLTVLCNAPIAKLQNKFQSELMTAQDERLKACNESLVNMKVLKLYAWESHFKKVIEKLRNIELKSLKAVQMRKAYNAVLFWSSPVLVSAATFSTCYFLNIPLRASNVFTFVATLRLVQDPVRMIPDVIGVTIQAKVAFSRIAKFLEAPELQGGERRRKKRSGGDQSAIVMKSASFSWEEKGSTKPNLRNVSIEVKFGEKVAVCGEVGSGKSTLLAAILGETPCVSGTIDFYGTIAYVSQTAWIQTGTIRENILFGGVMDEQRYRETVKKSCLDKDLELLPDGDQTEIGERGVNLSGGQKQRIQLARALYQDADIYLLDDPFSAVDAHTATSLFKEYVMDALAGKAVLLVTHQVDFLPAFDSVLLMSDGEITEADTYQELLARSKDFQDLVNAHRETAGSERVFAVENPSKPVKEIKKVPHAQSNVLKPSRLIKQEVREKGDTGLKPYIQYLNQNKGYIFFFIASLAQVMFALGQILQNSWMAANVENPQVTTLKLILVYLLIGLISVLCLLVRSICVVVMCMRSSTSLFSHLLNSLFRAPMSFYDSTPLGRILSRVSSDLSIVDLDVPFGLIFVVASTVNTGFSLVVLTVVTWQVLFVSVPMIYLALRLQKYYFQTAKELMRINGTTKSLVANHLAESVAGAITIRAFDEEERFFKKSLTLIDTNASPFLHSFAANEWLIQRLETVSAIVLASTAFCMVLLPTGTFSSGFIGMALSYGLSLNMGLVYSVQNQCYLANWIISVERLNQYTHLTPEAPEVIEETRPPVNWPVTGRVEISDLQIRYRRESPLVLKGISCVFEGGHKIGIVGRTGSGKTTLISALFRLVEPVGGKIVVDGVDISKIGVHDLRSRFGIIPQDPTLFNGTVRYNLDPLCQHTDAEIWEVLGKCQLKDVVQEKENGLDSIVVEDGSNWSMGQRQLFCLGRAVLRRSRVLVLDEATASIDNATDLILQKTIRREFADCTVITVAHRIPTVMDCTMVLSVSDGRIVEYDAPMKLMENENSLFGKLVKEYWSHYHSAESH; translated from the exons ATGAGTGGAAAGTTCTGGACCTTGTTCTGCGGGGATCATCACACATCAAGCTGCACTCTTCAGTTTCTGCAAACATGTTTCGGTATCACACTCTCATTCATAACTCTCTGTATTTGCTTGTTTCACAAGGAACCACCCAAACATAACCACCGGTTCCATTATCTTCGTCTTGTCTCTGCTTTATTCAACGGTATCATCGGATCTCTAGATTTAATTTTAGGGATATGGGCTTTAAAAGAGGACACAAACAAGCCCTTAGTTCTCTGGCTAGTGATCTCTGTTCAAGGCTTTACATGGCTGTTCACTAACCTAGTAGTATGTCTTAGAGGAACAAGAATCAAGAAACCTTCTTTGAGATTGTTGTCTGTTTTCTCCTTCTTCTATGGTTTGGTCTCAAGCTGTTCATCTCTGAAGAATGCTGTTTCTAGTAAGGAGATAGACTTTAGGACCGTTCTTGATGTTTTGTTACTATTACCTGGGTCAGTGTTGTTACTCTTAAGCGCCTATAAAGGCTATAGATTTGAAGATTCTGTTGAGAGCAGCTTGTATGAGCCTCTTAACGTTGGTGGGTACAACGAAAAAACTGATTTTGATAAGGTCAGTGCGTTTGCAAGAGCTAGCTTGTTCAGCAAGTTATCAttctggtggttgaatcctctgaTAAAGCGAGGGAATGTTAAAGACTTGGAGGAAGAAGACATACCTGAGCTGCGTGAGGAAGAGCGTGCTGAGACTTGTTACTCTTTGTTTGAGGAGAATCTCAACGACCAGAAGAGGAGACTAGGAGGTTCTTGTAGGCCTTCTATCCTGAAAGTAACCGTTCTTTGTGTCTGGAGAGAGGTTGTGATCTCTGGTTGCTTTGCCTTTATGAAGATCGTTGCTGTCTCATCAGGTCCTTTGCTTCTCAACGCTTTCATTCTTGTTGCTGAAGGCAACGAGAGGTTTAGATACGAAGGTCTCGTGTTGGCTGTCTCGCTGTTCATAGCAAAGAGTGTTGAGTCTTTGTCCCAGAGACAATGGTACTTCAGAAGCAGACTTGTCGGTTTACGCGTGAGGTCTCTTCTAACCGCAGCTATATACAAGAAACAGCTGAGACTAAACACCTCCTCGAGACTGATCCATTCAGGCAGCGAGATCATGAACTACGCGACCGTTGATGCTTACAGGATCGGTGAGTTCCCGTATTGGTTTCACCAGCTTTGGACAACAAGCTTTCAGCTGCTCATCGCGCTCGGGATTCTCTTTCATTCTGTTGGTGTCGCTACGTTCTCAGCTCTAGCTGTGATAGTGCTCACCGTTCTCTGCAACGCTCCCATCGCTAAGCTTCAGAACAAGTTCCAAAGCGAGCTCATGACCGCTCAGGACGAGAGGCTAAAGGCTTGTAACGAGTCTCTTGTCAACATGAAGGTCTTGAAGCTATACGCGTGGGAATCACATTTCAAGAAGGTTATAGAGAAGCTAAGGAACATTGAGTTGAAGTCCTTGAAGGCTGTTCAGATGAGAAAGGCTTACAATGCGGTTCTCTTCTGGTCATCACCGGTCTTGGTCTCTGCTGCGACTTTCTCCACTTGTTACTTCCTCAACATTCCGTTGAGAGCAAGTAACGTTTTCACGTTTGTAGCCACGCTGCGTCTGGTTCAAGATCCAGTGAGAATGATCCCTGATGTGATTGGTGTCACGATTCAGGCTAAAGTTGCCTTCAGCCGTATAGCTAAGTTTCTTGAAGCTCCTGAGCTTCAAGGTGGGGAGAGACGGAGGAAGAAGAGGTCTGGAGGTGATCAAAGCGCTATTGTGATGAAGTCTGCTAGCTTTTCGTGGGAGGAGAAAGGTTCAACAAAACCAAACTTGAGGAATGTGAGTATTGAGGTTAAGTTTGGTGAGAAAGTGGCTGTTTGTGGTGAAGTTGGCTCAGGAAAGTCAACACTCTTAGCTGCAATTCTTGGTGAAACTCCGTGTGTCTCAGGAACT ATAGATTTCTATGGTACCATCGCCTATGTTTCTCAAACAGCATGGATTCAAACGGGGACAATACGAGAGAACATTCTCTTTGGAGGTGTAATGGATGAGCAACGTTACCGTGAGACAGTTAAAAAGTCTTGCCTAGACAAAGATCTTGAGCTTTTACCTGATGGAGACCAGACTGAGATCGGTGAGAGAGGTGTTAATCTAAGCGGAGGACAGAAACAGAGGATTCAACTCGCTCGTGCTCTTTACCAAGATGCTGACATTTATCTCCTTGATGATCCGTTTAGTGCTGTTGATGCACACACTGCTACTAGCTTGTTCAAA GAATATGTTATGGACGCTCTTGCTGGAAAAGCTGTGTTACTTGTAACACATCAAGTGGACTTCTTACCTGCTTTTGATTCTGTCTTG TTGATGTCAGATGGAGAGATCACTGAAGCTGATACTTACCAAGAACTCCTAGCAAGAAGCAAAGACTTTCAAGATCTTGTGAACGCTCACAGAGAAACTGCTGGTTCTGAAAGAGTGTTTGCGGTAGAGAACCCTAGCAAACCTGTAAAGGAGATCAAGAAAGTGCCTCACGCTCAATCCAATGTCTTGAAACCGAGTCGTttaatcaaacaagaagtgagAGAGAAGGGAGACACAGGGTTGAAACCGTACATACAGTACTTGAATCAGAACAAAGGCTACATATTCTTCTTCATAGCCAGCCTAGCTCAGGTCATGTTTGCACTTGGACAGATTCTACAGAACTCTTGGATGGCTGCAAACGTGGAGAACCCACAAGTTACTACTTTGAAGTTGATCTTGGTCTACTTGTTGATTGGACTGATCTCAGTTCTCTGCTTGCTGGTTAGATCTATCTGTGTTGTGGTTATGTGCATGAGGTCATCAACTTCTTTGTTCTCTCATCTTCTGAACTCGCTTTTTAGAGCACCTATGTCGTTTTATGACTCCACCCCTCTTGGAAGGATTCTTAGCAGG GTCTCATCTGACTTGAGCATTGTAGATCTTGACGTTCCTTTCGGTCTGATCTTTGTGGTTGCATCTACAGTAAACACTGGTTTTAGTCTTGTGGTTTTGACTGTTGTTACTTGGCAAGTCTTGTTTGTTTCTGTTCCCATGATTTATCTAGCACTTCGGTTACAG AAGTACTACTTTCAAACAGCAAAGGAGCTTATGAGGATCAATGGCACAACAAAGTCATTGGTGGCTAATCATTTAGCAGAATCTGTAGCAGGAGCAATAACAATAAGGGCATTTGATGAAGAAGAGAGGTTCTTCAAGAAAAGTCTAACACTCATCGACACAAACGCTAGTCCTTTCCTCCACAGCTTTGCAGCTAACGAATGGCTGATCCAACGGCTTGAAACCGTCAGTGCCATTGTACTAGCCTCCACTGCTTTCTGCATGGTCTTGCTCCCTACAGGAACATTTAGCTCTG GGTTCATTGGTATGGCGCTATCATACGGTTTATCTTTGAACATGGGACTTGTTTACTCTGTACAGAACCAGTGCTACTTAGCTAACTGGATCATCTCTGTTGAGAGGCTTAATCAGTACACTCATTTAACACCTGAGGCTCCTGAAGTAATAGAAGAGACTCGACCACCTGTTAACTGGCCGGTCACAGGCCGAGTTGAAATCTCTGATCTGCAG ATAAGATACAGACGAGAGTCACCACTGGTTCTAAAAGGAATCAGCTGTGTGTTTGAAGGAGGACACAAGATTGGTATCGTTGGTAGGACTGGTAGTGGAAAGACAACACTGATCAGTGCTTTGTTCAGACTTGTTGAGCCTGTTGGAGGAAAGATTGTTGTTGACGGTGTTGACATCTCCAAGATAGGAGTTCATGATCTGAGATCAAGGTTTGGGATTATACCTCAGGATCCAACTCTGTTCAATGGAACAGTGAGGTATAACTTGGATCCTTTGTGTCAGCATACAGATGCTGAGATTTGGGAG GTTCTTGGAAAGTGTCAGCTGAAAGATGTGGTTCAAGAAAAAGAGAACGGTTTAGATTCAATAG TTGTGGAGGATGGATCGAACTGGAGCATGGGACAGAGACAGCTGTTTTGTTTAGGCAGAGCAGTTTTGAGAAGAAGTAGAGTATTGGTCTTAGACGAAGCAACTGCCTCTATAGACAACGCTACAGATTTGATACTTCAGAAAACAATACGGCGAGAGTTTGCTGATTGCACTGTCATAACCGTCGCTCACCGTATCCCCACCGTCATGGACTGTACAATGGTTCTCTCCGTAAGCGACG GACGCATTGTGGAGTATGATGCGCCGATGAAGTTGATGGAGAATGAGAACTCATTGTTTGGCAAACTTGTGAAAGAGTATTGGTCTCATTACCACTCAGCTGAATCTCACTGA
- the LOC108862635 gene encoding probable receptor-like protein kinase At2g42960, producing the protein MSSESPLSDEMSKKISLFGLTDVKLWVLVCFVVGIFVVLVLFILYVWVAFRRKTRRSSQKFLPFSQIPRMAKDIRVDDRVGFQNHSENLCTDKPSDRNSGKMMAYLGRTKSSDNDSISQCSSVHHHERAYSSHSGEEGSFGAAWRQGSLVTASPLVGLPEISHLGWGHWFTLRDLQLATNRFAPENVIGEGGYGVVYKGTLINGNDVAVKKLLNNLGQAEKEFRVEVEAIGHVRHKNLVRLLGYCIEGVHRMLVYEYVNSGNLEQWLHGDLGEHSTLTWEARMKILTGTAQALAYLHEAIEPKVIHRDIKASNILIDDEFNAKLSDFGLAKLLDSGESHITTRVMGTFGYVAPEYANTGLLNEKSDIYSFGVLLLEAITGRDPVDYERPANEVNLVEWLKMMVGTRRAEEVVDPKIEPKPATRALKRALLVALRCLDPDSEKRPKMSQVVRMLESDDQLFREERRNRKSRTASMEIVEALEESSKRPEHSKNHTTKPELTHE; encoded by the exons ATGTCATCTGAGAGTCCTTTGAGTGATGAAATGTCAAAGAAGATCTCTTTGTTTGGTTTGACTGATGTGAAACTGTGGGTGTTGGTTTGTTTTGTGGTTGGCATATTCGTAGTGTTGGTTCTCTTCATCTTATATGTATGGGTTGCATTCCGTCGGAAAACTCGGAGATCATCTCAGAAGTTTTTACCTTTCAGTCAGATACCACGCATGGCGAAAGACATAAGGGTTGATGATAGAGTTGGGTTTCAAAACCACAGTGAGAATTTATGTACTGATAAACCGAGTGATAGAAACTCAGGGAAGATGATGGCTTACTTGGGGAGAACCAAGTCTAGTGATAATGATAGTATAAGTCAGTGTAGCTCTGTGCATCATCATGAGAGAGCTTATAGTTCTCACTCCGGTGAAGAAGGAAGCTTTGGAGCCGCTTGGAGACAAGGTTCCCTTGTAACAGCATCTCCTTTGGTTGGTTTGCCGGAGATATCTCATCTTGGTTGGGGACACTGGTTTACTCTTAGGGATCTTCAGCTAGCCACCAATCGTTTTGCTCCGGAGAATGTAATCGGTGAAGGTGGTTATGGTGTAGTTTATAAAGGTACTCTCATCAACGGTAATGATGTTGCTGTAAAGAAGCTTCTGAACAATCT GGGACAAGCTGAGAAGGAATTTCGAGTTGAAGTTGAGGCTATTGGTCATGTACGGCACAAGAATCTTGTAAGGCTTCTAGGATATTGCATAGAGGGTGTTCATCG GATGCTTGTTTATGAGTATGTGAATAGTGGAAACTTAGAACAATGGTTACATGGAGACCTGGGGGAACATAGCACTCTCACTTGGGAGGCACGTATGAAGATCTTAACTGGTACTGCACAAGC GCTTGCTTATTTACATGAAGCTATAGAACCAAAAGTAATACACAGAGACATAAAAGCAAGCAATATCCTGATTGATGATGAGTTCAATGCAAAGCTTTCGGATTTTGGGTTAGCCAAGCTCTTAGACTCTGGTGAGAGTCACATAACCACTAGAGTCATGGGCACTTTTGG GTATGTAGCACCTGAATATGCTAATACAGGTCTATTAAACGAGAAGAGTGACATATACAGCTTTGGTGTCCTGCTTCTAGAAGCTATAACTGGAAGAGATCCTGTTGATTATGAACGTCCAGCTAATGAG GTGAATCTAGTTGAGTGGCTAAAGATGATGGTTGGAACAAGAAGAGCTGAAGAAGTTGTTGATCCAAAGATTGAACCAAAACCGGCTACACGTGCTTTGAAACGTGCACTTCTTGTTGCCTTGAGATGTTTAGATCCCGATTCAGAGAAACGACCCAAAATGAGCCAGGTTGTGCGGATGCTTGAATCCGATGACCAACTTTTTCGTGAG GAGAGGAGGAACAGAAAGAGTAGAACAGCGAGTATGGAGATTGTGGAGGCCTTGGAGGAATCAAGCAAACGGCCTGAGCACTCAAAGAACCATACTACTAAACCTGAGTTAACTCATGAATAG